From Curtobacterium sp. SGAir0471, the proteins below share one genomic window:
- a CDS encoding alpha/beta hydrolase, producing MSPTEWLLATQLQAPTKLVPADTAFVVLALVVLLPAVRSWRSPAAWRRVRLRAVVAAAAALVLLAVCWFLTHVVDLFGVALSPVTQMWVAFAGAALALAVTAIVQGGRWRRTLAIVLVPAAVLVPALGINVEFAKYPTLGTVVQSDPWPAYDPHAAPLDTMPDAGIVRTVDIPGTRSHFDARPAVVWLPPAALVRDPRPLPVILAFSGQPGAPGDLFTAGRLAEPLDAYARAHDGRAPIVVSVDQLSSPGRNTMCVDSRLGNVATYVTQDVPAWITANLPATNDRKAWGLAGFSQGATCAMQFVTGHPDEFGAALAVSSELQPIDQSPQHSADQAFGGSVARWRAAAPIAQMRANGLGGHALWLTAGSADREFSENARKLGAAARKAGATVSIGSAPGSGHDWNTVQWSFRQDVGPLADALSAAG from the coding sequence GTGAGTCCGACCGAGTGGCTGCTCGCCACACAGCTCCAGGCGCCGACGAAGCTCGTCCCCGCCGACACGGCGTTCGTCGTGCTCGCACTCGTCGTGCTGCTGCCGGCGGTCCGGTCCTGGCGCTCCCCCGCGGCCTGGCGTCGCGTGCGGCTCCGAGCCGTCGTCGCCGCCGCTGCCGCGCTCGTCCTGCTGGCCGTGTGCTGGTTCCTGACGCACGTCGTCGACCTGTTCGGCGTCGCGTTGAGCCCGGTCACGCAGATGTGGGTCGCGTTCGCTGGGGCTGCACTCGCGCTCGCCGTCACCGCGATCGTGCAGGGCGGGCGCTGGCGTCGGACGCTGGCGATCGTCCTGGTGCCGGCGGCGGTCCTCGTCCCCGCCCTCGGGATCAACGTGGAGTTCGCGAAGTACCCGACCCTCGGCACCGTCGTGCAGAGCGACCCGTGGCCCGCGTACGACCCGCACGCCGCTCCCCTGGACACGATGCCCGACGCCGGCATCGTCCGCACCGTCGACATCCCCGGCACCCGCTCGCACTTCGACGCCCGTCCGGCCGTCGTGTGGCTCCCGCCCGCGGCGCTGGTGCGCGACCCCCGACCGCTGCCGGTCATCCTCGCCTTCTCCGGGCAGCCCGGCGCTCCGGGCGACCTCTTCACCGCCGGACGCCTCGCCGAGCCGCTCGACGCCTACGCCCGCGCCCACGACGGCCGCGCACCCATCGTGGTGAGCGTCGACCAGCTCTCCTCGCCGGGCCGGAACACGATGTGCGTCGACTCGCGGCTCGGGAACGTCGCGACCTACGTCACGCAGGACGTCCCGGCGTGGATCACCGCGAACCTGCCGGCGACGAACGACCGGAAGGCCTGGGGGCTGGCCGGGTTCTCGCAGGGCGCGACCTGCGCGATGCAGTTCGTCACCGGTCACCCGGACGAGTTCGGCGCGGCGCTGGCGGTGTCGAGCGAGCTGCAGCCGATCGACCAGTCACCGCAGCACAGTGCCGACCAGGCGTTCGGCGGCTCGGTCGCCCGGTGGCGGGCTGCGGCGCCGATCGCGCAGATGCGGGCGAACGGGCTCGGCGGGCACGCGCTCTGGCTGACGGCGGGGTCGGCCGACCGCGAGTTCAGCGAGAACGCCCGGAAGCTCGGTGCTGCTGCGCGGAAGGCCGGGGCCACGGTGTCGATCGGGTCCGCGCCGGGGAGCGGGCACGACTGGAACACCGTGCAGTGGTCGTTCCGGCAGGACGTCGGGCCGTTGGCGGACGCGTTGTCCGCGGCGGGATGA
- a CDS encoding sensor histidine kinase, protein MAEPTAAGRLRRLRRLRRLLERTDGRLDALVDAGLRRARAHPAPWWLVDALFLAAAVIDAVLDIAGATTTEITLSLVAAGALVLRRRLPVLTFALTMPGLFIGSGVVAASIALFTLGERTDRRWLMLVAAVVQFVGFSGFVVGPPQQLDEIVVSVVYALIFALGPLAIGLLVRTRAVLVDRIAELGASRAEERRRAAEVALSRERALLAREMHDVVSHQVTLIAVQAGGVQMAGRDEQERAFARTIRQLCVVTLQELREMVQVLRASGGTDREIAPQPVLADLPRLVAASGLETEVAVDLPDALSLPVQRAVYRFVQEGLTNVRKHAPGAVVRISGRLHGDQVLVDLVNGPARADRLELPGSGLGLIGLGERASLLGGRLDSGPQPGDGFALHLRLPVEHVPAPASAPS, encoded by the coding sequence ATGGCTGAGCCGACCGCTGCCGGTCGGCTCCGTCGCCTGCGTCGCCTCCGTCGCCTGCTGGAGCGGACGGACGGGAGGCTCGACGCGCTGGTCGACGCCGGCCTCCGTCGTGCGCGGGCCCACCCCGCCCCCTGGTGGCTGGTCGACGCGCTCTTCCTCGCCGCCGCGGTCATCGACGCCGTGCTCGACATCGCGGGCGCCACGACGACCGAGATCACCCTGTCGCTCGTCGCGGCCGGTGCGCTCGTCCTGCGTCGACGCCTGCCCGTCCTGACCTTCGCGCTCACCATGCCAGGCCTGTTCATCGGCTCCGGCGTCGTCGCGGCGAGCATCGCCCTCTTCACGCTCGGCGAGCGCACCGACCGGCGGTGGCTGATGCTCGTCGCCGCGGTCGTGCAGTTCGTCGGGTTCAGCGGCTTCGTCGTCGGTCCGCCCCAGCAGCTCGACGAGATCGTCGTGTCCGTCGTCTACGCCCTCATCTTCGCGCTCGGCCCGCTCGCGATCGGGCTGCTCGTGCGGACCCGGGCCGTCCTGGTCGACCGGATCGCCGAACTCGGGGCCTCGCGCGCCGAGGAACGTCGCCGGGCCGCCGAGGTCGCCCTCTCGCGCGAACGCGCCCTGCTCGCACGCGAGATGCACGACGTCGTCTCGCACCAGGTCACCCTCATCGCCGTGCAGGCCGGCGGCGTGCAGATGGCCGGGCGCGACGAGCAGGAGCGGGCGTTCGCGCGCACGATCCGGCAGCTGTGCGTGGTGACGTTGCAGGAGCTGCGCGAGATGGTCCAGGTGCTCCGGGCCTCCGGCGGCACCGACCGCGAGATCGCGCCGCAGCCCGTGCTCGCCGACCTGCCCCGGCTCGTCGCGGCGAGCGGGCTCGAGACCGAGGTCGCCGTGGACCTGCCCGACGCCCTGTCGCTGCCCGTGCAACGCGCGGTGTACCGCTTCGTGCAGGAGGGACTGACGAACGTGAGGAAGCACGCTCCCGGCGCCGTGGTCCGGATCAGCGGTCGGCTGCACGGCGACCAGGTGCTCGTCGACCTCGTGAACGGTCCGGCGCGCGCCGACCGCCTCGAACTCCCCGGGTCCGGCCTCGGGCTCATCGGACTCGGGGAACGGGCATCGCTCCTCGGCGGGCGCCTGGACTCCGGTCCGCAGCCCGGCGACGGCTTCGCCCTGCACCTCCGGCTGCCCGTCGAGCACGTCCCCGCTCCGGCCTCGGCCCCGAGTTGA
- a CDS encoding response regulator codes for MTSVVIVDDETLVRYGFELILGAAADIDVVATSGDVDAVETVRRHAPDVVLLDVRMPRVNGLEVLAALRQLPEPPAVAMLTTFDTDTQVVARAMESGAAGFLLKDTDPESLAEYVRALARGGIVLAPGVDRTRLFAHRSTTPAPELSEREHTVVRLVAEGASNPEIGQRIGVSTGTVKEDVRALLAAFGVTTRVQLALRAAEAGLLDG; via the coding sequence GTGACCTCGGTGGTGATCGTGGACGACGAGACGCTCGTCCGGTACGGGTTCGAACTCATCCTCGGCGCGGCGGCGGACATCGACGTCGTCGCCACGAGCGGTGACGTCGACGCGGTCGAGACCGTGCGCCGGCACGCCCCCGACGTGGTCCTGCTCGACGTCCGCATGCCACGGGTGAACGGGCTCGAGGTGCTCGCCGCGCTCCGGCAGCTGCCCGAGCCCCCGGCCGTCGCGATGCTGACGACGTTCGACACCGACACCCAGGTGGTCGCCCGGGCGATGGAGTCCGGGGCCGCGGGCTTCCTGCTCAAGGACACCGATCCGGAGTCGCTCGCCGAGTACGTCCGGGCGCTCGCCCGCGGCGGCATCGTCCTGGCGCCGGGCGTGGACCGGACCCGGCTCTTCGCCCACCGGTCGACGACGCCGGCACCGGAGCTGTCCGAGCGGGAGCACACCGTGGTGCGGCTCGTCGCCGAGGGTGCCAGCAACCCCGAGATCGGCCAGCGCATCGGCGTCAGCACCGGCACCGTCAAGGAGGACGTCCGCGCCCTCCTCGCCGCGTTCGGCGTCACCACGCGGGTCCAGCTCGCGCTGCGCGCGGCCGAGGCCGGGCTGCTCGATGGCTGA
- a CDS encoding dihydrolipoamide acetyltransferase family protein, giving the protein MPAAEFPLPDVGEGLTEAEIVQWRVAIGDEVAVDQVLVEIETAKSLVELPSPFAGTVTGLLVSEGDTVEVGKPIIRVDSDVQVAASTDLPGGSAPVADSVPASPDVAATPPAAAAAPAPATAAPVAPAPVAQTPPAPAQQTPPAPAAAAVPTPTPAPAVTEPTAAARPAAAAPAQPVADHATVVGSDESSGAVLVGYGSATTSPSRRKPGARRAAALAAEASRASSADAVAAAEAAADPAEDSISEAVAAQGTRPRKVVSTGTVLAKPPIRKLAKDLDVDLTEVVPTGLAGEVTRDDVIRHAKQASVFRNIETPEWGDVRRETIPVKGVRKAIAKAMTTSKFTAPHVSLFVDVDATRTMEFVKRLKSSPTFAGVKVSPLLVFAKAVIWAVRRNRSVNSTWTDQEIIVHHFVNLGIAAATPRGLIVPNIKDAQDMSLFELAKALEDLTLTARDGKTTPQQMADGTVTITNIGVFGMDTGTPILNPGEVAIIAMGTIKPKPWVVDGEVRSRMVTTIGASFDHRVVDGDVASRFVHDIASVLEEPALLLD; this is encoded by the coding sequence GTGCCCGCCGCCGAATTCCCCCTGCCCGACGTGGGCGAAGGCCTGACCGAGGCCGAGATCGTGCAGTGGCGCGTCGCGATCGGGGACGAGGTCGCCGTCGACCAGGTCCTCGTCGAGATCGAGACCGCGAAGTCGCTCGTCGAGCTGCCGTCGCCGTTCGCCGGCACCGTCACCGGTCTGCTCGTGTCGGAGGGTGACACCGTCGAGGTCGGCAAGCCGATCATCCGGGTCGACTCGGACGTGCAGGTCGCCGCGTCCACTGACCTGCCTGGAGGCTCTGCGCCGGTCGCCGACAGCGTCCCGGCCTCGCCGGACGTCGCCGCCACCCCGCCTGCCGCAGCCGCAGCGCCGGCTCCCGCCACCGCGGCCCCCGTCGCCCCGGCTCCCGTCGCGCAGACGCCGCCGGCGCCCGCGCAGCAGACCCCGCCGGCACCGGCGGCCGCTGCGGTCCCGACCCCGACCCCGGCCCCCGCCGTGACCGAGCCCACGGCCGCGGCGCGGCCCGCGGCCGCCGCACCCGCGCAGCCGGTCGCCGACCACGCGACCGTCGTCGGGTCGGACGAGTCGTCCGGCGCCGTCCTGGTCGGCTACGGCTCCGCGACCACGTCCCCGTCGCGCCGGAAGCCCGGCGCCCGCCGGGCCGCAGCGCTCGCGGCCGAGGCGAGCCGTGCCTCCAGTGCGGACGCCGTCGCCGCAGCCGAGGCCGCCGCGGACCCGGCCGAGGACAGCATCTCGGAGGCCGTCGCCGCTCAGGGCACCCGCCCGCGCAAGGTCGTCTCGACCGGCACCGTCCTGGCGAAGCCGCCGATCCGCAAGCTCGCGAAGGACCTCGACGTCGACCTGACCGAGGTCGTGCCGACCGGCCTCGCGGGTGAGGTCACCCGCGACGACGTCATCCGGCACGCCAAGCAGGCCAGCGTCTTCCGGAACATCGAGACGCCCGAGTGGGGCGACGTGCGCCGCGAGACCATCCCGGTCAAGGGCGTGCGCAAGGCCATCGCGAAGGCGATGACCACGTCGAAGTTCACGGCGCCGCACGTGTCCCTGTTCGTCGACGTCGACGCGACCCGCACGATGGAGTTCGTCAAGCGCCTGAAGTCCTCGCCGACGTTCGCCGGCGTCAAGGTCTCGCCGCTGCTCGTCTTCGCGAAGGCCGTCATCTGGGCGGTCCGGCGGAACCGGTCGGTGAACTCGACCTGGACCGACCAGGAGATCATCGTCCACCACTTCGTGAACCTCGGCATCGCCGCGGCGACCCCGCGTGGGCTCATCGTGCCGAACATCAAGGACGCGCAGGACATGTCCCTGTTCGAGCTCGCCAAGGCGCTCGAGGACCTGACCCTGACCGCGCGCGACGGCAAGACCACGCCGCAGCAGATGGCGGACGGCACCGTGACGATCACGAACATCGGCGTGTTCGGCATGGACACCGGGACGCCGATCCTCAACCCGGGCGAGGTCGCGATCATCGCGATGGGCACGATCAAGCCCAAGCCGTGGGTCGTCGACGGCGAGGTCCGCTCGCGCATGGTGACCACCATCGGTGCCTCCTTCGACCACCGGGTCGTCGACGGCGACGTGGCGTCGCGCTTCGTGCACGACATCGCCTCGGTGCTCGAGGAGCCGGCGCTCCTGCTCGACTGA
- a CDS encoding GNAT family N-acetyltransferase, whose translation MAHQLLTPQQEIRTDRLVLTPLTPADIDDAHAVFSDARTWGHLPAGRHTDRATTVDLVQRKIGGRARYGLGSWTVRTVDGAFVGIGGVDMTAAGVWNLGYRLDPAAWGQGYASEIAAAAVEQAHRSVLGAPVTGRVLTNNPASAAVLRKAGLSLVWQGQASVAAPEGVLGQVWTDRELTDDQFAWLVRNA comes from the coding sequence ATGGCCCACCAGCTCCTGACCCCACAGCAGGAGATCCGGACGGATCGCCTGGTGCTGACACCGCTCACGCCTGCCGACATCGACGACGCGCACGCGGTCTTCTCCGATGCGCGGACGTGGGGGCACCTGCCTGCCGGGCGCCACACCGACCGTGCGACGACGGTCGACCTGGTGCAGCGGAAGATCGGTGGCCGGGCCCGGTACGGACTGGGGTCGTGGACCGTCCGCACCGTCGACGGTGCCTTCGTGGGGATCGGCGGCGTCGACATGACCGCTGCGGGGGTCTGGAACCTCGGCTACCGGCTCGACCCGGCGGCGTGGGGGCAGGGCTACGCGAGCGAGATCGCCGCTGCGGCTGTCGAGCAGGCGCACCGGTCGGTGCTCGGGGCGCCCGTCACCGGTCGCGTCCTGACGAACAACCCGGCGTCGGCCGCGGTCCTGCGGAAGGCCGGGTTGTCGCTGGTCTGGCAGGGGCAGGCGTCGGTGGCGGCGCCCGAGGGGGTCCTCGGTCAGGTGTGGACCGACCGCGAGCTGACCGACGACCAGTTCGCCTGGCTCGTCCGCAACGCCTGA
- a CDS encoding thiamine pyrophosphate-dependent enzyme — protein sequence MSFHAAAPATATVRILDPEGRFVETDENAEYAAVARAIPDETLLAMHRRMVLTRRFDHAGHNLQRTGQLGLWVPSHGQEAAQVGSVFALRAQDHVFPSYREHAVTMHRGVEPMEIIAMYRGQTHGGWDPDERGNTHVSTLVIGSQTLHATGYALGQQLDGDVGTGDPDRDACTIVYFGDGATSQGDVNEAYVFAASTKAPVVFFLQNNHWAISVPVATQSPTPLVDRPRGFGIPSVRVDGNDVLASYTASLVATDHARSGQGPAFVEAETYRIGAHTSSDDPTRYRLDDELASWVERDPIARSAAYLRSRGVTDEQLARFDEEGEDIAADVRRRTVALTPPPVGVMFDNVYREPHPVTTAQKAWLEQYEAGYEGGSH from the coding sequence ATGTCATTCCACGCCGCGGCCCCCGCGACGGCCACCGTCCGGATCCTCGACCCCGAGGGCCGGTTCGTGGAGACCGACGAGAACGCCGAGTACGCCGCCGTCGCGCGGGCGATCCCGGACGAGACCCTGCTGGCGATGCACCGCCGCATGGTGCTCACGCGTCGGTTCGACCACGCGGGCCACAACCTCCAGCGCACCGGTCAGCTCGGCCTCTGGGTCCCGAGCCACGGACAGGAAGCAGCGCAGGTCGGCTCGGTCTTCGCCCTCCGCGCGCAGGACCACGTCTTCCCGTCGTACCGCGAGCACGCGGTGACGATGCACCGTGGCGTCGAGCCGATGGAGATCATCGCGATGTACCGCGGCCAGACGCACGGCGGCTGGGACCCGGACGAGCGCGGCAACACGCACGTCTCGACCCTCGTGATCGGCTCGCAGACGCTGCACGCGACGGGTTACGCGCTCGGTCAGCAGCTCGACGGCGACGTCGGCACCGGCGATCCCGACCGCGACGCCTGCACCATCGTCTACTTCGGCGACGGCGCGACGAGCCAGGGCGACGTGAACGAGGCGTACGTCTTCGCCGCGTCGACGAAGGCCCCCGTCGTCTTCTTCCTGCAGAACAACCACTGGGCGATCTCGGTCCCCGTCGCCACGCAGTCCCCGACGCCGCTCGTGGACCGTCCGCGCGGCTTCGGCATCCCGAGCGTCCGCGTCGACGGCAACGACGTGCTGGCGTCCTACACGGCCTCCCTCGTGGCGACCGACCACGCCCGCTCCGGTCAGGGTCCGGCGTTCGTCGAGGCCGAGACCTACCGCATCGGCGCGCACACGAGCTCCGACGACCCGACCCGCTACCGCCTCGACGACGAGCTCGCCTCGTGGGTCGAGCGCGACCCGATCGCCCGCTCGGCCGCGTACCTGCGCAGCCGCGGCGTCACCGACGAGCAGCTCGCGCGCTTCGACGAGGAGGGCGAGGACATCGCCGCCGACGTCCGTCGCCGCACCGTCGCCCTCACCCCACCGCCCGTCGGCGTGATGTTCGACAACGTGTACCGCGAGCCGCACCCGGTCACCACCGCACAGAAGGCCTGGCTCGAGCAGTACGAGGCCGGGTACGAAGGGGGCTCCCACTGA
- a CDS encoding bifunctional lysylphosphatidylglycerol flippase/synthetase MprF, translating to MAPASLLALLRRAPVSVAIAVAAVVLVVSARIAHAEPDFPHHPPVALLALGAVVLAVVLAERALGSVRTVVVGVAAPALAVLVTLLAVAVGQAAGEAHAEAAAGEPLFAPSVVAVALLAAASATMPEQRRHRVRAVLWTVVLTLVLFAGHGSDLARSLATLFGTAAGAVVVRRASRPSTATPRTAHPALRNPRTLVVGALTALGAGTLVTLVVPDPDGVLSPFADAMSDHATVAVGVLLLGSAWLVRRGRRAGVVLAAAVLVTLTAVLSDVFLLEPLSDGDVQWHGLGLDAVEWQVTLLGAWLVPAAVLLAVVLLRGRLVRARFRAATGCSEEYRGMLRRGDAGSLGHMGTWQGNATWTDPDGRGAVAYRVRGNVALTVSDPACAAEDRAAVLAAFAASCERNGWVPAFTSVHEPVRELLVAEGWTALPVGVECVLDLDTFDLRGKKRQDLRTASNRADREGVRDEWTTLDALDPDRRAQVEAVCSRWAADRRLPEMGFTLGGLRELDDPEVRLMLAVTAEGRVDAVTSWLPVHEHGALIGYTLDVMRRADDGMPGVMEFLIARTALRAREAGLRTISLSGTPLAVHAGAGPLVTHGSRLLARVLEPVYGFRSLQRFKEKFGARHEPLWLVVPSALQVPRVGRALAGAYVPGLRPKHLWALRQAHVSAAAERSGAGAARAGADARS from the coding sequence GTGGCACCCGCATCCCTCCTCGCACTCCTCCGACGCGCACCGGTCTCCGTGGCCATCGCCGTCGCGGCGGTCGTGCTCGTCGTCTCCGCCCGGATCGCCCACGCGGAACCCGACTTCCCGCACCACCCTCCTGTCGCGCTGCTCGCGCTCGGCGCCGTGGTGCTCGCGGTCGTCCTCGCGGAGCGCGCGCTCGGCTCGGTCCGGACCGTCGTCGTCGGCGTCGCCGCCCCGGCGCTCGCGGTGCTCGTGACCCTGCTCGCCGTCGCCGTCGGGCAGGCGGCGGGCGAGGCGCACGCCGAGGCGGCGGCGGGCGAACCGCTGTTCGCCCCGTCCGTCGTGGCCGTCGCCCTGCTCGCCGCGGCGTCGGCGACGATGCCCGAGCAGCGCCGGCACCGCGTCCGCGCCGTGCTCTGGACCGTCGTGCTCACCCTCGTGCTGTTCGCCGGCCACGGATCGGACCTGGCACGTTCCCTGGCGACCCTGTTCGGGACCGCGGCCGGTGCGGTCGTGGTGCGCCGGGCCTCCCGTCCGTCCACCGCGACCCCGCGGACGGCGCACCCCGCCCTGCGGAACCCGCGCACCCTGGTCGTCGGCGCGCTCACGGCGCTCGGCGCCGGGACCCTCGTGACGCTCGTCGTGCCGGACCCGGACGGGGTGCTCTCGCCGTTCGCCGACGCGATGAGCGACCACGCGACCGTCGCCGTCGGCGTCTTGCTGCTCGGGTCCGCGTGGCTCGTGCGGCGCGGCCGACGCGCCGGTGTCGTGCTCGCCGCAGCCGTCCTGGTGACCCTGACGGCGGTGCTGTCGGACGTCTTCCTGCTCGAGCCGCTGTCCGACGGGGACGTGCAGTGGCACGGGCTCGGACTCGACGCCGTCGAGTGGCAGGTGACGCTCCTCGGTGCGTGGCTGGTGCCCGCCGCCGTGCTGCTCGCCGTCGTGCTGCTGCGTGGACGGCTCGTGCGCGCACGCTTCCGTGCCGCCACCGGCTGCAGCGAGGAGTACCGCGGGATGCTGCGTCGCGGCGACGCGGGCTCGCTCGGCCACATGGGCACGTGGCAGGGCAACGCCACCTGGACCGACCCCGACGGCCGTGGCGCCGTCGCGTACCGGGTGCGCGGGAACGTGGCGCTCACGGTCTCCGACCCCGCCTGCGCCGCCGAGGACCGTGCCGCGGTGCTCGCCGCCTTCGCCGCGTCCTGCGAGCGGAACGGCTGGGTGCCGGCGTTCACGAGCGTGCACGAGCCGGTCCGCGAGCTGCTGGTGGCCGAGGGCTGGACCGCACTGCCGGTCGGGGTGGAGTGCGTGCTCGACCTCGACACGTTCGACCTGCGCGGGAAGAAGCGGCAGGACCTGCGGACGGCGTCGAACCGCGCCGACCGCGAGGGCGTCCGCGACGAGTGGACCACCCTCGACGCGCTCGACCCCGACCGACGTGCCCAGGTCGAGGCCGTGTGCTCCCGCTGGGCCGCGGACCGACGCCTGCCCGAGATGGGCTTCACGCTCGGCGGACTGCGCGAGCTCGACGACCCCGAGGTGCGGCTGATGCTCGCGGTCACGGCGGAGGGTCGCGTCGACGCGGTGACGAGCTGGCTGCCCGTGCACGAGCACGGCGCCCTGATCGGCTACACCCTGGACGTGATGCGACGAGCTGACGACGGGATGCCCGGCGTGATGGAGTTCCTGATCGCCCGGACCGCCCTGCGCGCCCGCGAGGCCGGCCTCCGCACGATCAGCCTGTCCGGGACGCCGCTCGCCGTGCACGCCGGTGCCGGTCCGCTCGTCACGCACGGGTCGCGGCTGCTCGCCCGCGTGCTCGAGCCGGTGTACGGCTTCCGGTCGCTGCAGCGGTTCAAGGAGAAGTTCGGTGCCCGTCACGAGCCGCTCTGGCTCGTCGTGCCGTCGGCCCTGCAGGTGCCACGCGTGGGCCGGGCCCTCGCCGGGGCGTACGTGCCCGGGCTCCGGCCGAAGCACCTGTGGGCACTCCGGCAGGCGCACGTGTCGGCGGCAGCGGAGCGCTCCGGGGCCGGTGCGGCGCGGGCCGGGGCCGACGCCCGCTCGTGA
- a CDS encoding alpha-ketoacid dehydrogenase subunit beta yields MAKALNAGLAAAMAADDKVLLMGEDIGRLGGVFRITEGLQERFGAERVRDTPLAESGIIGTAIGLALRGYRPVVEIQFDGFVWPGFDQITSQLAKMQNRLPAHMSLPVVIRIPYGGHIGAVEHHQESPEAYFAHTAGLRVVSPSTPNDAYWMIQEAIASKDPVVFLEPKSRYWPKGEVDLVDGHVPMHTTRVARTGTEVTLVGHGAMVATLMQAADIADAEGTSCEVIDLRSLSPIDWEPLLASVRKTGRVVIAQEASGFVSVGSEIAATVAEQCFYTMQAPPIRVSGFDVPFPVSKLEHLHLPDADRVLEAVDRALAY; encoded by the coding sequence ATGGCCAAGGCGCTCAACGCCGGCCTGGCCGCCGCGATGGCCGCCGACGACAAGGTCCTGCTCATGGGCGAGGACATCGGCCGGCTCGGCGGTGTCTTCCGCATCACCGAGGGCCTGCAGGAGCGCTTCGGCGCCGAGCGCGTCCGCGACACCCCGCTCGCCGAGTCCGGGATCATCGGCACCGCGATCGGCCTCGCGCTGCGCGGCTACCGCCCGGTGGTCGAGATCCAGTTCGACGGCTTCGTCTGGCCGGGCTTCGACCAGATCACCTCGCAGCTCGCGAAGATGCAGAACCGCCTGCCGGCGCACATGTCGCTGCCCGTCGTCATCCGCATCCCCTACGGCGGTCACATCGGCGCCGTCGAGCACCACCAGGAGTCCCCGGAGGCGTACTTCGCGCACACCGCGGGACTCCGCGTGGTGAGCCCGAGCACGCCGAACGACGCGTACTGGATGATCCAGGAGGCGATCGCGTCGAAGGACCCGGTCGTGTTCCTCGAGCCGAAGTCGCGCTACTGGCCGAAGGGTGAGGTCGACCTCGTCGACGGCCACGTCCCGATGCACACCACGCGCGTCGCCCGCACCGGCACCGAGGTCACCCTCGTCGGCCACGGCGCGATGGTCGCGACCCTCATGCAGGCCGCGGACATCGCCGACGCCGAGGGCACGAGCTGCGAGGTCATCGACCTCCGCTCGCTCTCGCCGATCGACTGGGAGCCGCTGCTGGCATCGGTCCGCAAGACCGGTCGCGTCGTCATCGCACAGGAGGCCTCCGGCTTCGTCAGCGTCGGCAGCGAGATCGCCGCGACCGTCGCCGAGCAGTGCTTCTACACGATGCAGGCACCGCCGATCCGGGTCTCCGGGTTCGACGTCCCCTTCCCGGTGTCGAAGCTCGAACACCTCCACCTGCCGGACGCGGACCGTGTCCTCGAGGCCGTCGACCGCGCCCTCGCCTACTGA
- a CDS encoding GntR family transcriptional regulator, with translation MTSRITEGAEPKHQQLRRILLDLATTRLAPGAAIPSERQLIAEYGVSRITVREALGQLVNEGYLERVRGKGTFVAHRPVQSTLHLASFTEEMRALGHVPTTVVLVREERVPPADTVAALRLDAADTAYHLRRLRMADGAPVSVDDAWLSATAFPGLLDQDLSGSVYSLAADTYGTPIDRAQQTVAAKPAADDVATLLGTRTGAPLLEFDRVSYAADRPVEHARSWYRSDRYRVQMEVTARRPVA, from the coding sequence ATGACGAGCCGCATCACCGAGGGGGCCGAGCCGAAGCACCAGCAGCTCCGGCGCATCCTGCTCGACCTCGCGACCACCCGGCTCGCACCCGGCGCGGCGATCCCCTCGGAGCGGCAGCTCATCGCCGAGTACGGGGTGTCCCGCATCACGGTGCGCGAAGCACTCGGGCAGCTCGTCAACGAGGGCTACCTCGAGCGCGTGCGCGGCAAGGGCACCTTCGTGGCGCACCGACCCGTGCAGTCCACCCTGCACCTGGCGTCCTTCACCGAGGAGATGCGGGCGCTCGGGCACGTCCCGACGACCGTGGTCCTCGTGCGCGAGGAGCGGGTCCCGCCGGCCGACACCGTGGCGGCACTGCGGCTCGACGCCGCGGACACCGCCTACCACCTCAGGCGTCTGCGCATGGCGGACGGGGCCCCGGTGTCCGTCGACGACGCGTGGCTGTCGGCGACGGCGTTCCCGGGGCTCCTCGACCAGGACCTGTCCGGGTCGGTGTACTCGCTGGCGGCGGACACGTACGGCACACCGATCGACCGGGCGCAGCAGACGGTGGCGGCGAAGCCCGCGGCCGACGACGTCGCGACGCTGCTCGGGACGAGGACCGGGGCGCCGCTGCTCGAGTTCGACCGGGTGTCCTACGCGGCGGACCGGCCGGTCGAGCACGCCCGCTCCTGGTACCGCTCGGACCGCTACCGGGTGCAGATGGAGGTCACCGCCCGCC